Below is a genomic region from Flammeovirgaceae bacterium SG7u.111.
TTGTTGGGCTGACCGCAAAATTATTCATTTCCTTTTAAAAGCTACTAATGAAAGCTTTTGCCTTTTTGTTCCTTACAATCTGAAACAAACTGTTTGATTCGTTGCTCTTGATCTTTTTTGCAAATGAGTAAAACGTTGTCTTTTTCGGCAACTATATAATCATCCAAACCTTGAATGACTACTAACTTATCAGGGTCTGATACCTTTATAAGGGTGTTTGATGTTTCATAAAGCAATGTGTTTGCTTGCACAAGGTTGTTTTTTTCGTCGTGTTCGGATATTTCGAAGAGTGATTTCCAAGTACCCAAGTCCGACCAGCCAAAATCTCCCCTCATCACATACACATGCTGTGCCTTTTCCATAATCCCGTAGTCAATCGAGATGTTCTTGCATTGGAAATAGGTAAGCTTTATGGCTTCTTTTTCCTCGGGAGTATAATATTTGTCGCTTATATCGGAAAACAACTTACCAATTTCTGAAGAGTATGTTTCAAAAGCTTTTATAATAGAAGAGGCTTTCCAAATGAAGATACCTGCATTCCATACAAAATCACCGCTTTCTACAAATTCTTTGGCTAGTTCCTCATTAGGCTTTTCGGTGAAGGTCTTGACCTTGTTGAGAGGACCAAGCTGTTCACTGTTTTTCACTTGGATGTACCCGTAGCCCGTATCAGGCCTACTTGGCTGAATACCCAGAGTCACCAAAATATCGTGCTGGCTTGCTTCATTGAGAGCAGAGTTCACCACTCGCTTAAACTCCTCTTCTTTTGTGATGATATGATCGGCAGGAGTCACTACCAAATTGGCGTCTGGGTTTTTAGCCGCTATCTTATAACTTGCATAAGCTATACATGGGGCAGTATTTCGCATGACCGGCTCAAGCAAAATCTGATCATCTTCCATAAAAGGCAGCTGCTCTTTTACCAAGTCAAAATAGATGTCATTGGTGACGATATACATATTTTCTGGTGGGCAGATTCCTTCAAACCGTTCAGCAGTTTGCTGTAGGAGCGTTTTACCGGTACCTAAAATATCTTGGAATTGTTTGGGGTGAGCTTTTCTGCTAAAGGGCCAAAAGCGGCTTCCTATACCACCCGCCATGATGATCACATAGTTGTTTTTCATTATTCTAAAAATGTTTTTATAAACCTGCACCCTACAACCAGACCTGTGTAGGGTGGATGTAAAATGATTGAAAAGACAAAAAATTAAGGTTTCAAAAAAACAACTAATGCCAACTCAGAATAGAATGGTTGGGAGCTATTAAATAAAAATAATTTCACTCACCGCTCCCTCGCCAAATTTGCTTTGTACTATTTCTAATATCATTTTCTTTTTGAGTGAGAGCTCATTTTTGAGAGGAGCAGAATTAATTTCTACATAAAGCTTTTCCTTGCTTACAAACATTTTGGTAGTTCTGCTAGCTACCGTTTTTCCCACCATTTCTTCCCATGAGTTTTTGATTTGCTCATGCAAATATTTTTTGTCGAGCCTATATGACTTTAATGCTGAATGCATAGCATCTTTTATCGATACCGTTTCTGCTGCTCGCCCCTTTTTTCCCTTACGGTTGTTAAAATATTGCATGCTCAATCTAGGTTGGACATTTGTGTGTGTTTTTTAAAACGGTTTCTAAGATATGGCAGGGAGACCGAAATAAAAAATATACCCTCAGATAGTTGAAAAGCAAGGCATCCCAAAAACGAATAAAAGAAACGCTTTTGGGATGTTGGTTCTAGAAATTGAAAATTACTAGCGTTACTAGTAAAAGTGCTCCAATAATAATAGCTGCAGTTATCATTCGATCTTGCTTTTTGGATGCAACAGGTTCAAATATAAAATCAACATTTGTTTTTTGTGCACTGTCAACTTGTACTTCGTCAGTCATTACTATCGTGGTTTTGTATTGTGAAAGAGATTTTAGAAAGTATGCTATTTCAGGCTACCAAGCAATAATATTGTGTGTTAATATTGGAAGGGTAATGTCTGGTAGCTCACCTAGAGATTTTAACTAGTTTACAGCTGTTTCGTATCAAAAAAGCTGGGAGAAGAGATATTGGTAGTTTAGAATTGAACCATAAGTTACTTATTAAAAAGTGCTTTTAAAAGCTATCAAGCTACTTTTTAATAAAATATTAATGTTTGAAAAACAAAAAGGTCATGAAACTTAATTCATGACCTTTTCAACTAGAATAGTTTTTAGGGTTACCATTCAGTGTGGAAAATCCCATCTTTATCGATTCGCTCATATGTATGAGCGCCAAAGTGGTCACGTTGAGCTTGAACGAGGTTCAATGGTAATCTACCAGAAGTAAATACATCGAAATAGCTTAGTGAAGCAGTAAGCGCTGCAGCAGGAACACCATTTTGCACAGCAAAGGAAACTACCTCTCTCGTGGCGCCAACAGAACCTTTTATTTGCTCGGCTATGCCGCCGTCAAGTAATAAGTGTGGTAATTTTTCATCTTTCTTAAATGCCGTTCTGATATCTTCGAGCAAGCCCGCACGAATGATACAGCCTCCTCTCCAAATCCTTGCAATAGCTTCCATGTCCAAATTGTAGCCATACTCATCAGAAGCAGCTTTTAGCTGGGTAAAGCCTTGGGCGTAAGAAAGAATAAAGCTAAAATACAGAGCTGCTTCCGCTTTTTGTATAAATGCTTCTTTATCGGCTGGGGCTACGATTGGTTTGCCATACACAGCCTCAGCTGCCACCCTTTCGTCTTTTTTGGCAGAAAGCTCTCGCAAGCTTACCGCAGCATCTATGGTAGGTACGGCAATGCCCAAGTCCATCGCATTTTGTGAAGTCCATTTACCCGTTCCTTTTTGTTTCGCTTTATCCAAAATCAAATCCACCAAACGCTCATCCGAGTCATCGGCTTTTTGTAAGAAAATCTCAGTAGTGATATCTACCAAAAATGATTGCAAGCGACCTTTGTTCCAGTTATCGAATACTTCGTGCAGTTCGTCGTTAGTCAAGCCGCAAGCTTTCTTGAGTAGGTCATATACCTCAGAGATCAGCTGCATCATGCCGTATTCAATGCCATTGTGCACCATTTTCACATAATTTCCTGCAGACTTGGGTCCGAGATAGGTCACACAAGGTTCACCATTAGCCTTGGCAGAAACTGCTTCAAATATTGGTCTTACAAATTCGTAAGCTTCTTCCGAACCACCTGGCATGATGCTAGGGCCAAATCGAGCTCCTTTTGCTCCGCCCGAAACGCCAGTTCCTATAAAGTGATACCCTTTTTCAGAAAGATACTTTTCCCTTCTGTCAGTATCGGTATAGAAAGAGTTTCCTCCGTCTATTAGCAAATCACCTTTATCAATGAAGGGCAATAAGCTTTCTATCACGCCATCAACAGGTCCTCCTGCTGGAACGAGTAGCATTATTTTTCTTGGAGTTTTAAGCGATTTCACAAATTCTTCTCCAGAGGTGGTAGCAGTTACCTTATCCTCGTCTCCTTCTTCTTTTAGTGCGGCAACTTTTTCTGGATCCAAATCGAGCCCGCAGGCGGTAAAGCCATTGTCGACAACATTTAGTATAAAGTTACGCCCCATTACGCCAAGGCCTACCAGCCCAAAATCGTGTAGCTTACTCATAGTTTTATAATTTCGATAAACAATTAAGTTCTTAGTTAAAAAGAATATAGGTTTTTGTTAGAGTTGTTACAAAAGTATCAATTTGTAAAAACTTTGTGCGACGAAATACATCAGGCAAGGAGTTTTTATGTAAAAATGTAGAATTATAGCAAAAAAAGCCTTGCCCCAACTTAGTGGAACAAGGCTTAAAATTAGAACAGTAAAAGATCGTATTACTAAACTGCTGCTTCCTCAGCGTAAGCTTCTACAGGAGTACAAGAACAAATCAGGTTTCTGTCACCAAATGCGCTGTCGATTCTTCTGACGGTTGGCCAGAATTTTTTCTCTTTTACGAAAGCTAAGGGATAAGCAGCTTTTTCCCTGCTATAAGGAAGTTCCCAGTTGTCGGCCAACAGCATTTCTGCGGTGTGAGGTGCATTTTTCAATACATTCACTTTGGTATCGGTTTTTCCTTCTTTTACCTCCATTATCTCTCCATAAATAGAAATAAGGGCATCGCAGAAGCGGTCAAGCTCGGCTTTCGATTCGCTCTCGGTTGGTTCTATCATAAGTGTGCCCGCTACAGGGAACGAAACGGTAGGGGCATGGTAACCGTAGTCCATCAGCCTTTTGGCAATGTCTTCCACTTCTACTCCAAATTCTTTGAACTGGCGGCAATCAACGATCATTTCGTGAGCGCAGCGGCCATTTTTACCTGTATAGAGGATTTGAAAATAGTTTTCTAACCTTGCTTTTATATAGTTAGCGTTTAAGATCGCTCTTTTGGTCGCGTTGGTCAAGCCTTCTTCGCCCATCATGGCAATGTACGCATAAGAAATAGGCAAGATGCTGGCAGAGCCCCAAGGTGCAGCCGAAACCGCCGTGCCTTGTTTTCCATCCAACTCTACCACTGCATGTCCCGAAAGGAAAGGAGCTAACTCCTTGGTAACGCCGATGGGTCCCATACCAGGTCCGCCGCCGCCGTGAGGGATACAGAACGTTTTATGGAGGTTGAGGTGGCAAACATCTGCACCAATGTTGGCAGGGCTGGTCAAACCGACTTGTGCGTTCATGTTTGCTCCGTCCATATATACTTTTCCTCCAAACTTGTGGATAAGTTGGCAAATCTCGATGATTCCTTCTTCAAATACCCCGTGGGTAGAAGGATAGGTAACCATGAGAGCGGCCAAATCATCTTTGTGGGTTTCTGCTTTTTCAGCCAAATCAACCATATCGATGTTGCCATTTTCATCACATTTGGTGATTACCACTTTCATGCCCGCCATTACCGCACTAGCAGGGTTGGTGCCATGTGCCGAAGATGGAATCAGCGCCACATTTCTGTGACCTTCACCATTTCCCTTATGGTAGCCCATTATAGCCATCAAGCCAGCATACTCGCCTTGTGCACCTGAGTTAGGTTGAAGAGATACGGCATCGAAACCAGTGATTTCACACAACCATTTTTCTAAATTATCGAACATTTTGGAATAGCCATCAGCTTGATTAAGCGGGGCGAATGGGTGCAGATTTCCAACGGTTGACCAAGTGATCGGAATCATTTCCGAAGTGGCGTTGAGTTTCATGGTACAAGAACCCAATGAGATCATCGAATGAACCAAAGAAAGATCTTTGTTTTCCAACGATTTGAGGTAACGCAACATCTCGTGCTCAGAGTGGTAAGCCGAGAAAACAGGATGTTCGAGGTAAGTAGTTTTCCTTTGCAAGCTTTCGCCAATAGCCAAATCAATTGATTGAGCTAGCTCGGTCACATCAAAGTCGATATTTTCACCCATAGCTTCGGCAAAAATATTCACCAAGATTTCTATGTCTTCTACAGTAGTGCTTTCGCCGATAGAAACGCCCACATTTCCATCTCCAAAGTAGCGGAGGTTAATTTCGTTTTTGAGGGCAAATTCCTTCAATATTTCTTCATTAGCTTCGCTTCCCAAGTCTAGTTTGAGAGTATCGAAGAACTGGTCATTTTTGACAGAAACGCCAATTTTTTCCAAGCTTTTTGCCAAAAGGTTGGTCATGCCATGTATACGCAAGGCTATATTTTTCAAACCTTTAGGTCCGTGATAAACTGCGTAAGCTGCTGCTATTACCGCCAACAAAACTTGTGCGGTGCAGATATTTGAAGTAGCTTTTTCTCTTTTAATATGCTGCTCACGTGTTTGGAGCGCCATTCGATAAGCCACTTTACCA
It encodes:
- the gndA gene encoding NADP-dependent phosphogluconate dehydrogenase; translation: MSKLHDFGLVGLGVMGRNFILNVVDNGFTACGLDLDPEKVAALKEEGDEDKVTATTSGEEFVKSLKTPRKIMLLVPAGGPVDGVIESLLPFIDKGDLLIDGGNSFYTDTDRREKYLSEKGYHFIGTGVSGGAKGARFGPSIMPGGSEEAYEFVRPIFEAVSAKANGEPCVTYLGPKSAGNYVKMVHNGIEYGMMQLISEVYDLLKKACGLTNDELHEVFDNWNKGRLQSFLVDITTEIFLQKADDSDERLVDLILDKAKQKGTGKWTSQNAMDLGIAVPTIDAAVSLRELSAKKDERVAAEAVYGKPIVAPADKEAFIQKAEAALYFSFILSYAQGFTQLKAASDEYGYNLDMEAIARIWRGGCIIRAGLLEDIRTAFKKDEKLPHLLLDGGIAEQIKGSVGATREVVSFAVQNGVPAAALTASLSYFDVFTSGRLPLNLVQAQRDHFGAHTYERIDKDGIFHTEW
- a CDS encoding mannose-1-phosphate guanylyltransferase, producing MKNNYVIIMAGGIGSRFWPFSRKAHPKQFQDILGTGKTLLQQTAERFEGICPPENMYIVTNDIYFDLVKEQLPFMEDDQILLEPVMRNTAPCIAYASYKIAAKNPDANLVVTPADHIITKEEEFKRVVNSALNEASQHDILVTLGIQPSRPDTGYGYIQVKNSEQLGPLNKVKTFTEKPNEELAKEFVESGDFVWNAGIFIWKASSIIKAFETYSSEIGKLFSDISDKYYTPEEKEAIKLTYFQCKNISIDYGIMEKAQHVYVMRGDFGWSDLGTWKSLFEISEHDEKNNLVQANTLLYETSNTLIKVSDPDKLVVIQGLDDYIVAEKDNVLLICKKDQEQRIKQFVSDCKEQKGKSFH
- the gcvP gene encoding aminomethyl-transferring glycine dehydrogenase, coding for MNINLRNFEKFEKRHNSSGDAEVQEMLAAIGTPNLDTLIDETVPPAIRLKQKLQLPPAQNEYKFLQEFKQLTDKNKVFKNYIGMGYSDTITPTVILRNILENPGWYTAYTPYQAEIAQGRLEMLLNFQTVVSDLTGLEIANASLLDEGTAAAEAMGMTYAFAQRKKKGANKFFVADNCHPQTIDVMRTRAISIGIDLEIASVESLDLTDASLYGVLLQYPDTNGQVTDFTELIASAHENKVQVTLAADLLSLLLLKTPGEMGADVVIGSSQRFGVPLGYGGPHAAFLSAKDDYKRMLPGRIIGISKDVDGKVAYRMALQTREQHIKREKATSNICTAQVLLAVIAAAYAVYHGPKGLKNIALRIHGMTNLLAKSLEKIGVSVKNDQFFDTLKLDLGSEANEEILKEFALKNEINLRYFGDGNVGVSIGESTTVEDIEILVNIFAEAMGENIDFDVTELAQSIDLAIGESLQRKTTYLEHPVFSAYHSEHEMLRYLKSLENKDLSLVHSMISLGSCTMKLNATSEMIPITWSTVGNLHPFAPLNQADGYSKMFDNLEKWLCEITGFDAVSLQPNSGAQGEYAGLMAIMGYHKGNGEGHRNVALIPSSAHGTNPASAVMAGMKVVITKCDENGNIDMVDLAEKAETHKDDLAALMVTYPSTHGVFEEGIIEICQLIHKFGGKVYMDGANMNAQVGLTSPANIGADVCHLNLHKTFCIPHGGGGPGMGPIGVTKELAPFLSGHAVVELDGKQGTAVSAAPWGSASILPISYAYIAMMGEEGLTNATKRAILNANYIKARLENYFQILYTGKNGRCAHEMIVDCRQFKEFGVEVEDIAKRLMDYGYHAPTVSFPVAGTLMIEPTESESKAELDRFCDALISIYGEIMEVKEGKTDTKVNVLKNAPHTAEMLLADNWELPYSREKAAYPLAFVKEKKFWPTVRRIDSAFGDRNLICSCTPVEAYAEEAAV
- a CDS encoding DUF721 domain-containing protein, with the protein product MQYFNNRKGKKGRAAETVSIKDAMHSALKSYRLDKKYLHEQIKNSWEEMVGKTVASRTTKMFVSKEKLYVEINSAPLKNELSLKKKMILEIVQSKFGEGAVSEIIFI